A genome region from Chiroxiphia lanceolata isolate bChiLan1 chromosome 5, bChiLan1.pri, whole genome shotgun sequence includes the following:
- the LOC116787466 gene encoding 1-acylglycerol-3-phosphate O-acyltransferase Pnpla3-like, translating into MLDREGGWSVSFAGCGFLGVYHIGAATCLQERAPHVIRDARHIYGASAGALAGAVLVGGGSLAQACADVLALAKEARKRNLGPLHPSFNVIKIIRDGLMRNLPENTHQLSSGRLCISLTRVSDGKNALISNFNSKEEVIQALICSSFVPIYCGLIPPSFRGVRYVDGGISDNLPHYECKNTITVSPFAGECDICPKGKSANFHEMNVTNTSIQFSLGNFYRLTQALFPPEPKVLGEICEQGYLDALKFLKENGILNDSIYIHLSFTKRNPHEAAQHSDLVKKRKLAENNRVETLKMEVLNEQLKPNPWPLEKSIFESLPPRLRKALQEACKEQNGFYAQFSKLFPMRVISYLLLPYTLPVESAYSVALRLVNWFPDMPADVRWMQEQLFRLAGTVYSQAKSKLFWASRKDDYPSLKECPTVPSTVEFHSSYCHLKMPHSTSHIESWLWESSCFLQSAMKNPSAEIQEHPDLKSYPSFLPNPEESALDMDVDSSSETSFQTAPEY; encoded by the exons ATGCTGGACCGCGAGGGCGGCTGGAGCGTGTCCTTCGCCGGCTGCGGCTTCCTGGGCGTCTACCACATCGGCGCGGCCACCTGCCTGCAGGAGCGCGCCCCGCACGTCATCCGCGACGCGCGGCACATCTACGGCGCCTCCGCGGGCGCGCTCGCCGGGGCCGTGCTCGTCGGGGGCGGCTCGCtgg CTCAAGCCTGTGCAGATGTTCTGGCGTTGGCCAAAGAAGCCAGAAAGCGAAATCTTGgtcctctccatccctcctttAATGTGATAAAGATAATTAGAGATGGACTGATGAGGAATCTCCCAGAGAACACTCACCAGTTGTCATCGGGCAGACTCTGCATCTCACTAACCAGAGTATCAGATGGCAAAAATGCACTGATCTCTAATTTTAACTCTAAAGAAGAAGTTATCCAG GCTTTAATCTGTAGTTCATTTGTCCCTATTTATTGTGGCCTAATTCCACCGTCGTTTAGAGGTGTG CGCTATGTGGACGGAGGGATCAGTGACAACTTACCCCACTATGAGTGCAAGAACACCATCACTGTGTCCCCTTTTGCTGGGGAGTGTGACATCTGCCCCAAGGGGAAGTCTGCCAACTTCCACGAGATGAATGTGACCAACACCAGCATCCAGTTCAGTCTGGGGAACTTTTATCGTTTGACACAAGCCCTGTTTCCACCAGAGCCCAAG GTGCTTGGAGAGATCTGTGAGCAAGGATATTTGGATGCTCTTAAATTCTTGAAAGAGAATG GTATTTTGAATGACTCCATTTATATCCACTTGTCCTTCACGAAAAGAAATCCTCACGAggctgcacagcacagtgaccttgtgaagaaaagaaaactggcAGAAAACAACAGAGTAGAAACTTTGAAAATGGAAGTGCTTAATGAGCAGCTAAAGCCAAACCCGTGGCCTTTGGAGAAGAGCATATTTGAGAGCCTGCCTCCCAGACTGCGGAAAG CACTGCAGGAAGCTTGTAAGGAACAGAATGGATTCTACGCTCAGTTCTCCAAACTCTTCCCAATGAGGGTGATATCCTACCTGCTGCTGCCATACACACTCCCAGTGGAGTCTGCTTACTCCGTTGCTTTACG GTTAGTGAACTGGTTTCCTGACATGCCTGCTGATGTTCGATggatgcaggagcagctctttCGGCTCGCTGGGACAGTTTATTCCCAGGCTAAAAGCAAACTGTTCTGGGCATCCAG GAAAGACGATTATCCATCACTGAAGGAATGTCCAACTGTCCCATCCACTGTGGAATTTCATTCCTCATACTGCCACCTCAAAATGCCTCACTCTACCTCACACATTGAGAGCTGGCTCTGGGAATCTTCCTGCTTCCTTCAGTCAGCTATGAAAAATCCCTCTGCTGAAATACAGGAGCATCCAGACCTAAAGTCCTATCCCAGTTTCCTCCCAAATCCTGAGGAGTCTGCGTTGGACATGGATGTTGACTCTTCCTCGGAGACGAGTTTCCAAACTGCTCCAGAGTATTGA